A genomic stretch from Arachis stenosperma cultivar V10309 chromosome 3, arast.V10309.gnm1.PFL2, whole genome shotgun sequence includes:
- the LOC130968833 gene encoding auxin-induced protein 15A-like yields the protein MGFRLPGIVRKASFTSSSKAMEIPKGYLAVYVGEKMKRFVIPISYLNQPSFQDLLSQAEEEFGYDHPMGGLTIPCEENMFLDITSRLS from the coding sequence ATGGGTTTTCGGTTACCTGGTATTGTAAGAAAGGCATCATTTACTTCATCTTCAAAAGCTATGGAAATTCCAAAAGGTTATCTTGCAGTTTATGTTGGAGAGAAAATGAAGCGGTTTGTGATCCCCATATCATACTTGAACCAGCCTTCATTTCAAGACTTGCTAAGTCAAGCTGAGGAAGAATTTGGATATGATCATCCAATGGGTGGCCTCACAATTCCTTGTGAAGAAAATATGTTCTTAGATATCACTTCTCGCTTGAGTTGA